atttatttattttttaaataaatataattttatttttaaaaaaattggaaggTCGGATGGCTTCATCCTAACCACccaaaccaaaaaaataatagcTAGAGACATAAGTGAGGTCTAAGCTCCGTTTGTGCTAGCAAATATCCATATTCTATCAcaaaatttttcataaaaatattaagttagtctattgtgagacgatctcacgaatttttatatgtgagacgagttaatcctaccgatattcacaataaaaagtaatactcttagcataaaaaataatattttttcatgaatgacccaaataagatattcgacccacgaaattgatccgtgagaccgtctcacaagagtttttgtgaaaataatttACGTAAAAATGGTATGAGAACgttataaaatttttcataCTTAAAAATTACTTACAAATATCTCCAAAATTTATGTTAATGGAGGATGCATGAGTGAAATCGTCGAGCGGATCTATTTACTAAACCATTGTTGCCATCTCGATATCAAATCTTACTCTTGAAGATGGGTGTACATAATATTCACTCGTCGCATTGAGGGTGATGTCGGGATGTTCGAAGAACTACTTCAAATATATCATAGATTCAccgaattaaattaaattaattccttaaatcataataaTGGGCCCTTCAACCAAATAGGCCTATCTATTGTAAAACTATTTGGGCCCTTTCTCAAATAGATTAGGGCTTCGTTAATGAAAAGAGTTTTCCCTCCAGAGCTCACTCGTTTTATAAATTCAGCCCAAATCCAGAGCATCCATCCCTAGCGGCTTCAAGATTTCTCCTTTTTTCATATCAATTATGCGGCGCACGCATAAAACACGCactttgatttatattaatGGAGGACGCGTGAGTGAAAAGAGTAGGTGCGATGATGATGTTTTAAATATAATCTCGTTAATCTGATGATTACTGAGGATAAACTATCTAATCCATTCTTGTTACCTGAGCACCTTCTCTCCATTCGATCTGCTccattgattttaattttttcccaCTGGTTTCTCTTTTGAATTTctcgatttttattttattttattgatttttttgggaGGTGGTTGTGTGTAAAATGCTCTTTCTTGTTTACtgggattttcgaaaatgttcaATTAGTTTAATCAGGactctaggagttcagttaaaTTGATACGGAAAGTAACGATTTTGACTCGAATTGAATCggattcaattttttatttgcccatttttaaaaatatatttcgagGACGGTTGTGCCGTAAAATGATGTTTCGAATTTGAGCAGCTAAGATGAGCTTAATGAAAAGTTTTAATGGGTTCAATTCGGTTTGAAGAATGTGAAAGGTAAATTATGGAAGAAGGTCTTCAAATTTGAGTTTGGTTGGTCGTTGGATTCACAGTTTTCAGGCGACAAATTCTATATTAGTGGTCGAGCCGGATAAGGCCTGTGGGGGCACTTGTGTAAATAAAAAAGTTCCCAAATTGGAAAATCGGTGCGGTGTGGTGGTGTCCACCTTTCGGATCCCGATTACCAAAAGGGTAAAACAAGGAAAAGTAATCTCAGTTTGACACGCCATTGTCCAAAGGGGCTTTGAAAAAAAATCCAATCTTTGCACCCACTGGGCGTTGATTTGACGTATACCAAAGATCCCAGAAGCTGTGATCCGGAGGGAAGGGAGGAAGGTATGGAGACACTGAAGGAAGAGGAAGAGTACAACTGGAGAGAAGTGGTTCTGCCATCGTTGATACCGATTGTGCCTGAGCCGGAGTTGGAGAGGGAAAGCGGGGAGAGGAGAAGGGGGAGAGATATAATCATCGCTGTGGATCATGGCCCAAATAGCAAGCACGCGTTTGATTGGGCAGTCACCCATTTATGCCGCCTCGCCGATACGATTCACCTCGTGCATGCAATCTCCAGTATGCTTCGGTTCTTGTTTTTCTTGGAAATTGTTTGAGTTTCAATGTTGTGTTGGGCTGATTTCGGCTATCTTCTGTTGGTTTTGGTCCCCAACTTACTAGTTTGCATGTATTTTTTGTGGTTTCATGACTTTTTTTGATTCACAACTAATGTTTTTCGGCAAGGTTTTAAGAACCAGATCGTATATGAAATGACACAGAACCTAATGGAGAAACTTGCCGTGGAGGCCCTTGAGGTGGCTATGGTGAGTTATTTATTCAGGTTCTCAATGTTTTGATATCTTGATGTTTGAGAGACATATGGATGTGGGTGATTATTCTAGGCAAGATTTCTGTGTTTGTTTTGTGGGAATAGATGGTTTAGCTAAGAAAGATTGGGCCATGGAAATTTAGAGAAGCATATATTAAtgaattgaaaattttctttgtttcatatgatatttttcatcaTTGTCTTCTCTGACCACTTCACATATTGTTCTTGTTGATTGGATGAGTTGCGTTCGCTTATTGCAtctttatttgaaaaatcacTAAAGAACATAACATATTGATTCTGTATAATGGTGACTTgctgaaaattgaaatttaaataagaAACACCTTGAATTTTTTCTGACATGAATGGCATTTACATATTTGTTTATATCTGTGACAAGCCAAttagtattaaattttttgggTGAATAGGTCAAGACGAAAGCTAGGATCGTGGAAGGAGATGCAGGAAAGATTATATGCAAGGAAGCAGAAAGGTTGAAGCCTGCTGCCGTGGTGATAGGCACCAGAGGCCGAAGTTTGATTCAAAGGTCTTTCTCATCCGTTACTCTTTTTATCGCTTTCACAATCACATCCTtcatcatatatacatgcttgATCGAGTTCTTATCGTTTCTTTCATCCTGTTCTTTATAGCGTCCTGCAGGGTAGCACAAGTGAATATTGCTTCCATAATTGTAAAATAGCGCCAATCATTATTGTGCCCGGGAAAGGTAAAATCCGGCAAACCATTTTTGGATTAGTCTATTTTCTAGTCGTCAGTGCCACAgtcgtaaatgtaaaactttaTTGGATAGCAGAGGCAGGGGACGAATCTGCATTATGATAGAAATGGCAAAGGCAGAAGTATATGGACATCTCAACAATTCGTTGTGACTGAATGGGATGATGCATTTCTTGAAGTGAACCCCTAAGTTCTTTGGACTAGATGTGAATTGAGTTAAAATTGCTTTTACTGTTGATTTATTTCAAAGAATGGTGGATTTAATTGAATTACCTCCCTATTTTTGCCAACATGTatggttttataaaaaattatgatcACTTTCAATTGTGCCGTTTCCATTGGTGGGGGTTTGCTAGATCCAAATAGGTAAGATGAGGAAGACTAGATTTTCTTTGGCCTATATCCAAAGTTAATAGGTTCGGTTTATCAAATGATTATTTTGGTAATATTTTTTGGCTAAAACATGCCAGCAATTGCCATGCTTGATTGCCCAGACTTGGCACTATCACGCGCCATTGCAGTCTGCGTTCGCGCTACGGTGAGCCGTGAGACTCAAATTATTCGCTATGACTATCATCattgttattatttattgttattataataattattgttattaaataataataataataaatattttatttggtaatatcattattatattataaaatttagtatttttattatcaaatattgACTATTATTGTTCtatttattattaatgttaaattattattctttataaattaaattaattattataattatcaataatttttttttatatatttatctattattattataaatgattatttttattattgttgaattatttattaataatattctaTTTAATATAATCGTTTTTTTTCCcgatattattgttgttatgactattactattattattattattattatccttattattttatttatttataattattaaatattattatattaaatattttgatctgGGCAACTTGTTTCGCTGATGATTAAATATATCGACtcgaatttcattttctttgatttttagTTGTTTTTCCATTTGTAAAGacaaatttcaaattcttttaaCTGAGTTTTGAAATctatttcaattattaattttaaatactttGATCCAAATTCATCCgcatttgtaaaatattataatataatatatttaattgtacATGAAGAATTTATACTAGTATTTTTGAatgtatttaattaatagtaTTAAATATGCACCCTTTTTGAGTTGGAAATGTATAAAGTTAGTTAATTCCATGTCACAATCGTGACAAAGTCCAGATGATGAACCAGAATTTGAAATTTAGCATATTTTCCTTGCCTTTTCgttcaaacatatttttttaaaaaatatgaaaaataatattgataaatTATATGGAAGAGTTCAAAAAAGAGACAAGTAGTAGGATTAAAACCAAACATAGATGCCTTCATAAGACCAAAAGCTAAAATAGACCAATTTGTATAACCATTTTTGTCATGTTCCCTAAACTTACAATGAAAGTAGCACAACCCATTTCTAACAATGCATCAACATATTACAACGTTATTCACAACTCAACatatatatcgaaaattcgacTAAAAACACGACGCCAACCGTTGTGGTCATGTGAGGAATTTTTTTCCCTCCAACATGTCGACCACATCGGACATGGTTGGTCGTTCATGTGCTTCTCTTGTACATAGAATACCAACTTGGATGCAACGTAGTGCTTCGTCCACATCGACATGAATTGAGTTATCTGCCAAAGTTAATATTTTGCCGTCCTCCCACGGCCTCCATCCCTGAAAAGCACATGACAAAACAATGTCCATTTTCTAGGCTTTTGTGGTAAGATATCTTAATCAAGAACTGGTTTTAAGCAGCCTGAGTTTGACTATGATCTGAACCAAAAGTTGTAAAATGACCAATACCTAACTAAACCCCTGAATACTAATCCTAAATACGCTTGAGAatgttagtttttttaaaaacattaacAATTTGACCGATGTTATTTTGTTAACTAATCTAATACTTACAAAGCCAAACAAAGGTGCGTCCTCTTGAGCTTCACGACGAAGATCAACATTTCGCTTGCCACTCACAATCTCCAAGACAGCAATTCCAAAGCTGTAGACGTCTGTTGTAGTTGCAAATCTACCATCCACAATGGATTCTGGGGCGATGTAGCCACTGCACATTTATAACACACATCACAAAAAAATTGTGGTTGTACTCCAAAccaaatttaatattgacaccATGGTTAACCGAGGTGGCCGTCGTTGCGGAAGCTACTGTTCCTGTTCCATAGATATTTCACAGAATGGTCATGATGATCGTCCTGGATTTTCTTACAAAATCGTTCTTTAAaacttttggaaaaaaattcaaaatatatattctgcAGCGGTCATCTGCTTTGTAGTTGCCCGAAAATTGACTTTTTCTGTTTAAAACACGCTGTGACATATAACCTAGAACTTTGTTCGGTAGCTGTTGAGTCCATTCTTGAATGGCCGCGTTCGACGGCGTGAACCATGATTGAAAGAGAGGGGGGGATGGGGTGTTGGATAAAGTATTATATTACAGTGTCCCGGCTATTGCTGTTGTCAAATGTGATTGATCTTCTCCCAAACATCTTGCCAGTCCAAAGTCGGAAATTTTAGGATTCATCTGGCTGTCTAGCAAAATATTGGATGGCTTGGGATCTCTATGGATTATCTGTGATCCTAAATCTTCATGAAGATAACGAAGTCCTCGAGCAATTCCCATGATAATCTTGAACCTGTGATTCCACTGAAGTTGGATTCGTCGTGCTTCATCTGTGTATGTGTAGAAATCATTTCAAAACATAGTGGATCAGTATTTCTCCAATACAAAAGAGAGTACGAAATGGAAAACAGAACATGAGATcaccaaccaaaaataaaatcacccAGCCCGCCATTTTCCATGAACTCGTATACCAGAATCCTTTCTTCACCATCATGGCAATATCCAAGTAGTTTAATGATGTTACGGTGATTGAGATTATGAAGTAAACGAATCTCATTTTCGAATTCAGTGTGTCCCATTGCAGAAATTGTTGAAAGCCTTTTAACTGCGACCGTCTCTCCTGAAGGCAGTACAGCCTACACATGGCAATAACTATGAAGCTCAgtagaaatattcagaaattttaCTTCACCAATCTATCTTGCAAAATGGAGCAACAACAAATTAGATGGTCTGACTAGAAAAATTCACCTTGTAAACTGGTCCGAATCCACCTTGTCCAATCTTATACGATGGGGCGAACTGATTGGTTGCAGATGCGATGATGTTCCAATCAAACATGTGCAATCCGGCTCCAGCTTTCATTAAGTAAATCTAATTAGTACGAGCACATTCACCAGTGACATTTTTTATTATAGTTTGGCTGATCCATCGAGTCTAACTCAACCTTGACTTCCTTTAAAACGATTCTCAAATATTTTACACATTAAGAATAAACGCTTTTGTTTATCAGAATGTTAGCAAAACAAGAAATAAATCATGagcattttttattcttttctaaATTTACTGCTTCGTATCACAGTATACCTGGTATTGgcaatttctttttctttggggACTTAAATCTGTTCACAAATGCCTTCCACGACCGCCGGAATGATGACCTATATTCTGGGGTGTTCCTCTGGTTTCCTTCAGATGAAGGGTAACCATTATCCATGTTACAGATAGATCGTGCTCTAAGAGGATGTGAGGATACTGTACCAGGGGAGGACAATGTTAGTTGCCAACTGCGGAAAACATTCGCTTCATCACTGTGGCCAGTTCGTACTCTTCCATGAGTGGTCATAGTTCGCTCACCAGTTGAGGACGATGCTAGTTGCCTACTGGAAAGTACAATTGCTTTGCTATCGTGGctattttgttttcttgaatGAGGGCTAATAGTTTGATCATTAGGGGAAGTCAATGTTAGTGACCCATTTACTACTACATTGGCTCCGTCATTGTTGCGAGATTGTTCTGTAGGATGAGAGGTTATAGTTTGCCCATTAGAGGAGGACGATGTTCGTTGCCCACTGACTATTATGTTGGCTTCATCATGATGAGGAGCAACACTTGTTATCTCATTTGATGTCAAAGATCTCGGGGTCTCCTGCTGCAAGTGCTAACTCTAGTTGCACCACAACTTGAGCTATTGTTGGCCGCTTCTTTGGCTCATCATCCAAGCATCTTTCAACAGCCTGTACAAATGTTTTCAAGCTATCTGGTAAAATTTCCCCTTTCAAACTTGAAGCTACTATAAGATCAACTTCTCCTTTACTGATTTTGTCTCGAGCCCACTTTGTTAGAATATGCTCATCCATTAAAACTCTTTGGTCTAATGCCGGTCTCCCACACAATACTTCCAGTAACACTACACCAAAGGCATATACGTCACTTTTCCTTGTAAGCTTACCCGTGCTTAAGTAACTCGGGTCAAGATATCCAAATGTCCCCTTAACTTTTGTGCTAGCATGGCTCTTTGCATCGCTTTTGTTTTCATGTTTGACCAAACCCAAATCTGAAATCTTAGCCGTGAAATTTTCAGCCAGCAAAATGTTTGAAACCTTGACATCACGATGTATGACTGCGTGTCCTGTGTGAAGATAATCTAGTCCTCGACCAGCTCCAATGCATATGTCAAGACGTTGCTTCCACGTGAGAGAAGAACAATCATTACCATTCCTTTCAAGTTTGTAGAGATGGTCTGCCAAAGTTCCATTGGGCATATAGCTATAAACTAAAATCATTTCCCCATGATCATTGCAGTAGCCAATCAAAGAGACCAGATTAACATGTCGAAGCTCAGAAAGTGTTTCAACCTCTGCCAGAAACTCAGGTGCCCCTTGCTTAGAATTTAATTTTAATCGCTTTATGGCCACAGTTTCTCTCCCGCCATCGATTAGGCATTTATAAACTTTTCCATATCCACCCTTTCCAATTACAAGTGCATCGCTGAAATTGCTGGTACCCAACTGTATCTCGTTTAGTGAAAAAAGGACGACAGAATCGTCCGGCTCTATCTGATGGCTTGTTTCTCTCCTCTGTATTGTTAAATTCCAAAATTCTCCTCAGCTCAGGAAGGTTGATGTTTGCCAGAAAAGATAAAGCTATCACAACAGTTTGAATGACATTTCTATTCACGACAATTGACAGCAGAGATTGGAAAGTCCAGGATGGTGAGTCCCCTCTAGAAGGCAAGGAATTTGGGCAACCAAGACTGTTGTCAAGGTTGCTCAGTTTGAATATTTCAAACCCCGTAAAGGGTCCATTCCCATCTATTAATTCATAATATGATTGGAGGGAGATATCACGTCTACCATCTTCTTTTCGCCCTTTGATTATAACTATAAAGTCCCTATGGTTATGCTTGAGCAAGAGAATGCTGTCCGTTTCTTGGAATATGTCAATATTCGTGCAAGCAACTATTTCATCGATGAGGACTTTGAAATTCAGTTTGCCTTTCTCAATCATCTTTAGTCCTGGATTGGAGAATTGAAGCCTGACCAAATACCTGAATCCCACATCTACCGGTATTTTCCAGTTCAGAACTCTCGCCTTTTCTTTCGGAACCGTTCCAAATATGTCGCTGAAATCGTCATCCGGCGAGGCAGAATCCCAGCTCACCTTTTCTCGGTGAACCATTTCTAGAGCAGTTCCATTATCAATGTAGAACAACTGAGACTCATACCCAATCACTCGTACTCCAATATCCTCACTATGAAAGTAAGAATGCTCCGGAGTCACTGGGATGATCTCAATCCCATTAATGAAAGCATAAGAATCTCGCAACCAACTCGTTGCAGGGGAGAAACTAATGTTCAGTAGTTGGTTTTCTTCTACATTTAAACAATATTCCTTAGTAAAGTAACTCAAACCAAGCGCATCACTCATCAGCGAAGCACTAAAGTTACCAAGTAAGACGAAAGGTCCGGCTACAACATCGAACAAATCCGTCCGTGTTTCGAACCCTTTATATACAGTAGGATTGAAGTGAAGGCGGATAAACTTCTGACCTGGATTGAGAAGAAACGTGTATGAGAAAGCTGAACGGGAAATTCTTGCTGTTTTATAGGGAATCTGGATGTCATCAGTAATCGAGACACTCGAGGTGGTCGATGTGCCATTCAACTGCAGCGAGGATCTTAACTTCGGATGCTCATCTCCGACCCATTTCCTGCCATTATGGGCCGCGGAAACGCCATTGGACCCACAGTTTATCGAAACATCACCCTTGATCGTGTAAACTTCATGATCATCGATACAGTCCGTGGAAGCGACAAAATAGTGTGTAAACACCAGCAGATAAATCAAACAAGCCGGTAAACAGCAGCAGACTTCCATGTTCATGATTATGGATCCACAAAATGGAATGAATTTAACTCCCAGGATATTGGTTATTCGTCTTATTTGGGTGACTTCGTTTCATTCTCAAAAGtcgttatatatttttatatcgtGTTCACTCATCGTGTTTATTATTACTTATCTAATCGTATTTATTATTACTTATCTATTAGatgtgatgaaacatatccAAATTGTACATCTAAAAGatgaatgtatatatattttcactCGGCTTCATGACcatatattatatgatatgtACAAAAAGTCCACACGATTTTGAATGCTTTAATCTACGGGCGGAAATTCAGAGCAACTTTCACAAGCTGcagtatattatattaaaattatatataatactaTATTAAAACTCATGTTtataattatattcttgatacagaagttatatgtatctgttatcgtatttattataaaccattgtttacactgaatcctatgtgtaaaaaaattgataagaaattaaatgaaacaattctaatagaaactaattttaacatatctaatattacaactcgtagatctataaaatgggaagaaatagaattttcagaaaattggataattgaacaggctgttcctagaaatcctataataaatagggatttacagcaaattattcaaaataatgaaggatctgttcaaatacagtttaataatgaacaaagaagattatcGTCCTCTTCTGTTTATGAtagatcaagatctagtcattcttttatttcacctctaGATTGTAACGGAACTAGAAATGTTATTTTAGCtgctaaaaacaaaaaaacaaaagaaaataaagaaaaattagttttctgggtgaaaatgaaaattttaaaataatgaatcattaaaaatataaatagaaatattttaaatgaaatgtacacacaaaacaaaatataatactTCGATAATTACAATCCAATTAGTATATTAAAATTAGAGTTACAAAAGATAGAAATGAAATCAcgattaataatttattatttgttaacTATTCCATGTTGTGCTTAACGGCCTTTGGTAAATTTAAACTCATTCATAATCAAGTTTTCTAAAAGTGGattcacaaaaataaaaatgaaaaaaaaattaattttataaaattgacataattttaaatttgatcaaCTAATTAGTCAAATTTCAGTAaacgtgtgtatatatatatatactgataTAACGTGCAAAGCGAGAGTAATATTTGATGTCatgttgatattatttgatGTCATGTTGATATTccgaccaaaaatataaaataaaattgtaaaagaAACAAAGTTAGCACACCGATACTCAATTATGACTAATTAGCTatccaaaatcaaaattaaactaGAGAATATTGTTATTCACACTCTATTTTTTTACAATCATTTGCTTTGAAGAGAAGCATACAATGAAGAAGGTGGTATTGGAATTAAATTGATTATtacaattttgtttttaatttcatgACCAATCTAATTTGTTATTGGGCCGAAAAAATGGGCTAGTAAACCACCCAAAATAATATGTGGGCCGAGCTTCCTCAGAAAAGTTGGGCCTAGAGATTCAAAAACAACATTACAATAAATGGTACGGATAAAAGGAAAATAGGCAAACTTTTTTTGAAAAGAGTTGGAGAAATTAATATTCCGTCGATTAGAAACATAATTCGGGTCAATTAATCTtttgattttatgtttaagttttattttgcttaatattttaaataataatatcaagGTATTACGGGATGTGATATTTTGGGAAATATAATTGATTGTGTTTTGGAGACAAAAAGTAGTCAATATTGGGAAAATTCTATAAGTTGGTCTAAATAGGGTTTCAAACCTTTAGTTAGTAAAAATTTTGTCCTAATACAATGCCTTAACTTTTTTGCACTTTTTTTTTGGCACAGAAAAATCGATATGACGCTGAACATTGTTGTTCCAGGGCCAACTATTTCTAATTCGGTATCTAGCGGGGGAGGAGTTTGCCATCCCCATCCCCTTCCCGTCCCCGAATTACATCCCCACCCCCATATACGCCCCGATCTCCACTTTTTCGGTTTCGGGGAATCCTCAAACCCGAAACTGCGGGGATCAACTTCTCATTCTCGCCTCCATCCTCGTTTCAAATATATTCATACCCGTCCCGAACTATTTCGGAGATTTAAAAAATTCTCCAAACCCGAACAAATCGGGGATCCCTGTCCCCGTTTCCCCGCGGGCCTCAAATCCATGGAGAAAGTTGTCATCCCTACTTACATATCCTATGATATCAGCACTCGACAAAAAAATCACTAAAATGGAAATCCCtgtaaatgtttaaaaaaaaaaataacaaagaacCATGGGTACAACTTCAACATCCATAAAACCACATTgaatctttatttttaaatttaagtcgAATGGCATTATAAAATGGGATAAAACCCTAAAACCAATGATTGGGAAGAGGATTCCCTTTGCATGGCTTCAAAAACTCTTACGTATATCGACTTATCATCAAACGTGCGACATTCGTTTTTTCCCCATTTTCCCCCATTTGTTCACATTAATTAATTCGAATAATTCGACGAATTTGTTCTTTTAAATGACCCAAAATTGGGAGGGACCAAATCCAATTACGAGTGGTGGACCCTCTTGCGGGTCGGATTCCAAAATGTCCGAATCTCGAGTTATTGCCCAATAACAAGCTATCAAGTGATTCAAAAATCTTCGGGCTTGATTCTTTGAAAAAGAGACCTTATCATCATATTTAATGATCCAATCCTTTTGCTTTGTGCAAGGAATTTCGATCATCAAATCAAAGAATAGTTATTAGGTGATAGTTCGTTTGGACCACAAATCTTAAATTGTGATTAAAATTAACGCCAAGTCACATATTCGATCCGTAAGTTGTTTACTTATTGGAAAAGAAATTGTTGGAAGCAGTAATTGTCTTagttaaatatcatataaaagaTATATATAACAACCAGTAAGAGTTAGCTAATTAAATCGTAGTAAGTATATTATGTAAGTGTAGCTATACATATTACTTCTACACCCACTTGTAAACTGAGAATCACCATACAATATCTATCTAAATTAAATGTTCACGCTTTCTAGTGTAATATTGGAAGAGTACTCGAGACGTGTTGTTTAGCTTGTTATGCGATTCGAAACTCTGATTTAAATGTTATTTAGCAAAGCATCACGTGCTCGATCTTATATAGTGTTTTAACAATAAGAAGCATGCTTATAATCATCAACGAGACAAATTTATTGAAAGGAGATTTGGAGTGTTTGTCGATCttataatattcaaatttctGAATCACAATATTTCGAATAAGTTTTCCAGTATGACTTCACGTTGCACAAACTAAACCGCTTCTTGCAATGAACTATTTGTCCAACTTTAGCCAAATATAGAGATTTCCCCCACAGTATAAATAAGGGCATCCCGTGCAAACATTTTTACAATCATCCCAATTCAAAACGCATATCCTTCAAGCTCACTGAGTTCAACCCGGTGGACGCCCTAAGAAAACAAACTATTCGAGAAGGCATTGGCTCGCTTCGACAAGGACACCCCCGACCGCTGGCAGGCGGCAAGTCTGCCGAGGAGGTGAAAAGGCATTTCGAGATATATTCTGATGGAGGATCTCTGGCGAATCGAGTCCGGCTACGTTCCGTTTGCCAGTTAcagatgaaatatttgaagggtTCGTATTATTATTGATACTTCTTgtaatttagatttattttgttGATGGATTctctttttgtttaattttgatattatttattgACTTTATTTTCTGGTCCATGattcttttttctttcgttTGGAGTTTTTTGGTTCTTGTTTGTTCACTCATGCATGCAAGGGAATATCAAATAATGTcactattataaaaaatatccaacaaaattcaggggtttttttttaaaaatattataaattaataaaaccaTTGTAAAAATGTGTCAAATTGTAAAAGTTTGTAAAAGTAGTACAATCCGGGACTTACTGTCCcggattcaaaatttttttaattatttttttaactttttttaaaaaaaataaaaaggataTCGGCGATTGATtgtgcaaaaccgtcgctattggcgacggtttaacaaaacccgtcgctattggcgacggtttaaacaaaaaccatcgttaattgcgacggttttaccaaATACTGTCGC
This genomic interval from Primulina huaijiensis isolate GDHJ02 chromosome 14, ASM1229523v2, whole genome shotgun sequence contains the following:
- the LOC140957094 gene encoding universal stress protein PHOS32 isoform X1, with the translated sequence METLKEEEEYNWREVVLPSLIPIVPEPELERESGERRRGRDIIIAVDHGPNSKHAFDWAVTHLCRLADTIHLVHAISSFKNQIVYEMTQNLMEKLAVEALEVAMVKTKARIVEGDAGKIICKEAERLKPAAVVIGTRGRSLIQSVLQGSTSEYCFHNCKIAPIIIVPGKAEAGDESAL
- the LOC140957094 gene encoding universal stress protein PHOS32 isoform X2, whose amino-acid sequence is METLKEEEEYNWREVVLPSLIPIVPEPELERESGERRRGRDIIIAVDHGPNSKHAFDWAVTHLCRLADTIHLVHAISSFKNQIVYEMTQNLMEKLAVEALEVAMVKTKARIVEGDAGKIICKEAERLKPAAVVIGTRGRSLIQSVLQGSTSEYCFHNCKIAPIIIVPGKEAGDESAL